Proteins found in one Hyla sarda isolate aHylSar1 chromosome 7, aHylSar1.hap1, whole genome shotgun sequence genomic segment:
- the MRPL51 gene encoding 39S ribosomal protein L51, mitochondrial yields MWAVTRLLWGSGPLVSQASRSFSLGSCSRARSCMPQPKNVDRWNEKRVQFGVYDNIGILGDFKAHPKQLIVGPFWLRGWRGNELQRCIRKKMMIGSRMFYDERHKLNKRISFLYRRFNRYGKHR; encoded by the exons ATGTGGGCTGTGACCCGGCTGCTGTGGGGGAGCGGCCCCCTCGTGTCTCAGGCGTCCCGCTCATTTTCTCTTG GGAGCTGCAGTCGTGCCCGGAGTTGCATGCCGCAACCGAAGAATGTAGATCGCTGGAACGAAAAGAGAGTGCAGTTTGGTGTTTATGATAATATCGGAATTTTGG GTGACTTTAAAGCCCATCCCAAGCAGTTGATCGTGGGCCCCTTCTGGCTGCGGGGCTGGCGGGGGAACGAGCTGCAGAGATGCATTAGGAAGAAGATGATGATCGGGAGTCGTATGTTCTATGACGAGAGGCATAAACTCAACAAAAGGATCAGCTTTCTGTACAGGAGGTTCAACCGCTACGGCAAACACCGCTGA